The Dendropsophus ebraccatus isolate aDenEbr1 chromosome 10, aDenEbr1.pat, whole genome shotgun sequence genome has a segment encoding these proteins:
- the LOC138765699 gene encoding NF-kappa-B inhibitor-like protein 1 gives MSFRREQKALRYIERGDVLRLKSYIRKHRHLQLDKALPGGQSLLHSACSLRDDACALLLLRKGADPLHRDASGNNALHVAAQEVEKGGWSVYTDLVVPILKRCPQSIDVANNQGTTPRDILRRAEDLMERNSRQSKCPSEEAPDVSSQQSSEWREKLLAESMDEYQELYGQYEEDYPEEDVPEVETFESWADRIYREYQARKIQAEPPGTKGKRISVHKSSRIIEEKTYLQRQQQKEKELQEVRSERYQKRCEEVFGRTKTRPGEEHVKNKEKVTGKDCESSGQGSAGIRTGLGTLGYSDIPWPLPGGTPEQMAQIIASGGDRSDAESYKRYLRVQRVTWHPDRFMQRCGSRLLAKDQERVLRTVTALSQELNRLAEMTK, from the exons ATGTCTTTCCGTCGGGAGCAGAAGGCTCTGCGGTACATTGAGCGTGGTGACGTTCTCCGCCTGAAGTCGTATATCAGAAAACATCGGCACCTACAGCTGGATAAAGCCTTACCGGGAGGACAGAGCCTTCTCCACTCTGCCTGCTCCCTGCGGGATGATGCCtgcgccctgctgctgctccgtAAGGGAGCCGACCCCCTGCACAGGGACGCCTCCGGGAACAACGCTCTGCATGTGGCAGCCCAGGAGGTGGAGAAAGGAGGATGGAGCG TGTACACAGACTTGGTTGTGCCAATACTCAAGCGCTGCCCACAGTCCATTGACGTTGCAAATAATCAGGGGACAACGCCGCGAGACATCCTGAGACGAGCCGAAGACCTCATG GAAAGGAACTCCAGACAGAGCAAATGTCCCTCTGAAGAAGCCCCAGACGTCTCCTCACAGCAATCTTCAGAATGGAGAGAGAAACTCTTAGCAGAGAGTATGGATGAATATCAAGAATTGTACGGGCAGTATGAGG AGGATTATCCAGAAGAAGACGTTCCTGAGGTGGAGACCTTCGAGTCCTGGGCTGATCGGATCTACAGGGAATATCAAGCAAGAAAGATCCAGGCTGAGCCTCCTGGAACAAAGGGCAAAAGGATCTCTGTGCACAAATCATCCAGAATCATAGAAGAGAAGACGTATCTACAGCGACAACAACAAAAGGAGAAGGAACTGCAGGAGGTGCGGAGTGAGCGGTATCAGAAGAGATGTGAGGAGGTATTTGGAAGAACAAAAACCCGACCTGGAGAGGAACATGTGAAGAACAAAGAGAAGGTTACAGGAAAAGACTGTGAAAGCAGTGGTCAGGGCTCTGCTGGTATCAGGACTGGTCTGGGTACACTGGGTTACAGTGACATCCCGTGGCCCCTGCCAGGAGGCACCCCTGAACAGATGGCACAGATCATTGCTTCTGGTGGTGACCGCTCAGATGCAGAGTCATATAAACGCTACCTACGGGTACAGAGGGTGACGTGGCATCCTGACCGCTTCATGCAGAGATGCGGCTCTCGTCTTCTTGCCAAGGACCAAGAGCGCGTGCTGAGAACTGTTACAGCGTTGTCACAAGAGCTGAACAGACTAGCAGAGATGACAAAGTGA